In Anaerolineales bacterium, one DNA window encodes the following:
- a CDS encoding thymidine phosphorylase: MRAVDIIIKKRDKEQLTAEEIEFFVRGFTNGDIPDYQASAFAMAVMLNGMTPFETADLTLAMARSGQVLDLSEVVDIAVDKHSSGGVGDKTSVSVMPMVAACGLPVGKMSGRGLGFSGGTLDKLESIPGYRVDLTTDEFKKQLKEKGIVLTGQSLDLAPADGKMYALRDVTGTVPSTPLIASSIMCKKIAAGAQAIVLDVKTGLGAFMETLNEARELAELMVDIGRLAGRKTVALLSDMNQPLGNAVGNALEVIEAIDMLRGGGPADFREHCLHVAAHVLLLGKRAQDLEEARALAEKSITDGSALEKFRVLVAAQGGDVSYVDDLSKFERAKYVEVVNAPRGGFISQVHARSVGEAAVLLGAGRARKGDSVDHAVGFVIHKKVGDRVEEGQPLFEIHANEEAKLAEARLAVHSAHQFSNEIVLPLPLFYE, translated from the coding sequence ATGCGCGCGGTGGACATCATCATCAAAAAACGCGACAAAGAACAGTTGACAGCCGAGGAAATAGAATTCTTTGTACGCGGTTTTACGAACGGGGATATTCCAGATTACCAGGCCTCCGCGTTTGCGATGGCGGTCATGCTTAACGGCATGACGCCCTTTGAAACAGCCGACCTTACCCTTGCGATGGCCCGCTCCGGGCAGGTGCTGGATCTGTCTGAAGTGGTGGATATTGCCGTGGATAAGCACTCCTCCGGCGGCGTGGGCGACAAGACCAGCGTCTCAGTCATGCCGATGGTGGCGGCCTGCGGTCTGCCTGTTGGCAAAATGTCCGGGCGCGGCCTTGGCTTCAGCGGCGGCACGCTCGATAAATTGGAATCCATCCCCGGCTATCGTGTGGATCTGACCACGGATGAATTTAAAAAACAGTTAAAGGAAAAGGGCATTGTCCTCACGGGTCAATCCCTGGACCTCGCGCCTGCGGACGGAAAAATGTATGCCCTGCGCGATGTCACCGGAACGGTGCCCTCGACCCCATTGATCGCCTCGTCCATCATGTGCAAGAAGATCGCGGCGGGCGCGCAAGCCATTGTCCTGGATGTAAAAACGGGTTTGGGTGCGTTTATGGAGACCCTGAATGAAGCCCGCGAACTTGCCGAATTAATGGTGGATATCGGCCGTTTGGCGGGACGTAAAACCGTTGCGCTGCTCTCTGATATGAACCAGCCGCTTGGCAATGCAGTCGGAAACGCGCTCGAAGTTATCGAAGCCATCGACATGTTGCGCGGAGGCGGCCCCGCCGATTTCCGCGAGCATTGCCTGCATGTGGCCGCACACGTGCTTCTGCTGGGGAAACGTGCGCAGGATTTGGAGGAAGCGCGTGCCCTGGCTGAAAAATCCATTACGGATGGCAGTGCGCTGGAGAAATTCCGTGTGCTGGTGGCGGCGCAGGGCGGCGATGTTTCGTATGTGGATGACCTCTCGAAATTCGAACGTGCAAAATATGTGGAAGTGGTGAATGCCCCTCGCGGCGGATTCATCTCCCAAGTCCATGCGAGAAGCGTGGGCGAAGCCGCGGTCCTGTTGGGGGCCGGCCGGGCAAGAAAAGGCGACTCTGTGGATCATGCCGTCGGGTTCGTCATCCACAAAAAAGTGGGGGACAGGGTTGAGGAAGGCCAGCCGTTGTTTGAGATCCACGCAAATGAGGAGGCAAAACTGGCGGAGGCGCGCCTGGCGGTGCATTCCGCACATCAGTTTAGTAATGAAATTGTGCTGCCATTACCGCTGTTTTACGAGTAA
- a CDS encoding alpha/beta hydrolase yields MERWKRFVFVFLIFACVTMVLGPFAVPVPPLDDLVSEQAFMEADSKFIEINGVDIHYKDAGRGERTFILLHPFGGSTFSWREVMDDFAQMGRVIAYDRPAFGLTERPMPDDWGENPYGMKANIELLRGLMVEFEVEKAVLVGNSAGGGLAVAFALEYPERIEALLLVDPGVGGGRGPQFPAWALPVMWTPQMRHIGPLMMRDYQERLPRTIEREWYDQTELTDEIRQEYLKLLRIQNWDRALYELTFAPAYPELRPLLPNLAVPVFIIAGREDRLIRSWYFESIADEIPGAQLTLIPHCGHVPQEECPVEFMQAAGKFLENR; encoded by the coding sequence ATGGAACGTTGGAAAAGATTCGTTTTTGTCTTCCTGATATTTGCCTGCGTGACAATGGTGCTCGGACCGTTTGCGGTTCCCGTCCCGCCATTGGATGATTTGGTTTCCGAGCAAGCTTTCATGGAGGCCGACAGTAAATTTATAGAGATCAACGGCGTGGACATCCACTATAAAGATGCGGGGCGGGGTGAGCGGACGTTCATCCTGTTGCATCCCTTTGGCGGAAGCACGTTCTCGTGGCGCGAGGTGATGGATGATTTTGCGCAAATGGGGCGTGTCATTGCCTATGACCGCCCCGCCTTTGGGCTGACGGAGCGTCCCATGCCTGACGATTGGGGGGAAAATCCCTACGGCATGAAAGCAAACATTGAACTCCTGCGCGGTTTGATGGTCGAGTTCGAGGTGGAAAAAGCGGTTCTGGTCGGCAACTCAGCCGGCGGCGGTCTGGCTGTGGCGTTCGCCTTGGAATATCCAGAGCGGATCGAAGCCCTCCTCCTGGTTGATCCCGGCGTCGGCGGCGGACGCGGCCCGCAATTCCCCGCCTGGGCGTTGCCCGTGATGTGGACTCCGCAAATGCGGCATATCGGCCCGCTGATGATGCGCGATTATCAGGAAAGGCTTCCCCGTACCATCGAGCGTGAGTGGTATGATCAAACCGAATTGACCGATGAGATCCGGCAGGAGTATTTGAAACTTCTCCGAATCCAAAATTGGGACCGCGCCTTGTATGAGTTAACCTTCGCGCCCGCCTATCCCGAACTGCGTCCGTTGCTGCCGAACCTGGCCGTACCGGTCTTCATCATCGCCGGGCGGGAGGACCGGCTGATCCGTTCGTGGTATTTTGAATCCATTGCGGACGAAATCCCCGGCGCGCAGTTGACCTTGATCCCCCACTGCGGGCATGTGCCGCAGGAGGAGTGTCCCGTTGAATTTATGCAGGCGGCAGGTAAATTTTTGGAAAACCGATGA
- a CDS encoding efflux RND transporter periplasmic adaptor subunit, with amino-acid sequence MKKRILYIMTLLAITALFLAACGVQATPAPSAPAQAVSSNDVVAEGRLEPVRSTHLSFQARGVVEAVLVKAGDAVKRGDVLVRLANAGGAEAQVIIAQNAYDLLLRNESGERARLLQSFMDAQIIRAQAERTWDDLNVDAIDDRIEDLEADVEDRREDLNDAQDDFDKYKDLDEDNFRRKAAEDDLENAQKDLNSAMRSLEEETRKRDTVRAEYELALAAEAEAKYQYEISLDGPNADQLMLAKAQLDAAQDALANYVLAAPFDGVVAGVNVKAGEQVGAETRVVSLADFSEWVVKTTDVTELEIVQLNVGQPVNILPDALPGLELGGVVTEISNVYTQQGGDVIYAVTVRVNGTDPRMRWGMTVETVFLEQLSD; translated from the coding sequence ATGAAGAAAAGAATTTTGTATATCATGACATTGCTTGCAATCACGGCCTTGTTCCTTGCGGCCTGCGGGGTTCAGGCAACTCCGGCGCCGTCTGCGCCCGCGCAGGCCGTCTCATCGAATGATGTGGTTGCAGAGGGACGGTTGGAACCGGTTCGATCCACGCACCTGTCCTTTCAGGCGCGCGGGGTGGTGGAGGCGGTGCTGGTGAAGGCGGGGGATGCCGTCAAACGGGGAGATGTATTGGTCCGCCTCGCAAATGCGGGCGGGGCGGAGGCGCAGGTCATCATCGCGCAAAACGCCTACGATCTCCTGCTGCGCAATGAGAGCGGGGAGCGTGCCAGACTTTTGCAATCCTTTATGGATGCGCAGATCATCCGCGCGCAGGCTGAGCGAACATGGGACGATCTGAACGTGGATGCCATCGACGACCGCATCGAAGATCTTGAGGCGGATGTGGAAGACAGACGGGAAGACCTGAACGACGCGCAGGATGACTTCGACAAATACAAGGACCTCGACGAGGACAACTTCCGCCGCAAGGCAGCGGAAGACGACCTCGAAAACGCGCAAAAGGATCTGAACAGCGCGATGCGCAGTCTGGAGGAGGAGACCCGCAAACGCGACACCGTCAGGGCTGAATATGAGTTGGCGCTTGCCGCCGAGGCGGAGGCGAAATATCAGTATGAGATCAGCCTGGATGGACCCAATGCCGACCAATTAATGCTGGCAAAGGCGCAGCTCGATGCAGCCCAGGATGCGCTTGCCAATTATGTGCTCGCTGCGCCGTTTGATGGCGTGGTGGCTGGAGTGAATGTGAAAGCGGGGGAGCAGGTTGGCGCCGAGACGCGCGTCGTGAGCCTGGCGGATTTCAGCGAATGGGTCGTGAAAACAACCGACGTGACCGAGCTCGAAATTGTGCAATTGAACGTCGGTCAGCCGGTGAACATCCTGCCGGATGCCCTGCCCGGCCTTGAGCTGGGCGGCGTTGTCACGGAGATCAGCAACGTATACACGCAGCAGGGCGGCGATGTCATCTATGCCGTCACCGTCCGTGTGAACGGCACGGATCCGCGCATGCGCTGGGGCATGACGGTTGAAACCGTATTTTTAGAACAATTGAGTGATTGA
- a CDS encoding alpha/beta hydrolase, producing MKTIWRYAAAASVLALLTLGTIFVFWASDAAPASEIALRALESDSQVYVSPENGWVIFFPAENPRPEAGFVFYPGGRVDYRAYAPVLKLIAGQGYFVALVPAPLNLAFFDINAPARVQAEYPEIQNWFVGGHSLGGVAASSYAATHPDINGVVFFASYPADDSLIVMGMPALSIYGTDDGLATVDKVADSRALLPADARFVAIEGGNHSQFGSYGLQAGDNEAAIPPDEQWTRAAAATAEFFMEVLR from the coding sequence TTGAAAACGATATGGAGATATGCAGCGGCGGCATCCGTGCTTGCCCTGCTCACCCTTGGAACGATATTCGTGTTTTGGGCGTCGGATGCGGCTCCCGCTTCGGAGATTGCCTTGCGAGCGCTGGAGTCTGATTCGCAGGTCTACGTCAGCCCGGAGAACGGTTGGGTGATCTTCTTCCCCGCCGAAAATCCGCGCCCTGAAGCGGGCTTCGTTTTTTATCCCGGCGGGCGCGTGGATTATCGCGCTTATGCGCCTGTGTTGAAATTGATCGCGGGACAGGGATATTTTGTGGCGCTCGTGCCTGCGCCTTTGAATCTGGCCTTCTTTGATATTAATGCACCCGCGCGCGTGCAGGCGGAGTATCCTGAGATCCAAAACTGGTTCGTCGGTGGACATTCGCTCGGCGGCGTGGCGGCTTCGTCGTATGCCGCGACTCATCCAGACATCAATGGGGTTGTCTTTTTTGCCTCGTATCCCGCAGACGATTCCCTGATCGTGATGGGAATGCCTGCCCTCTCGATCTACGGCACGGACGATGGGCTTGCGACTGTGGACAAGGTCGCTGACTCGCGGGCATTGCTTCCAGCGGATGCGCGCTTCGTCGCCATCGAGGGCGGCAATCATTCGCAGTTCGGTTCCTACGGACTTCAAGCGGGTGACAACGAAGCGGCAATTCCTCCCGATGAGCAGTGGACTCGTGCCGCTGCTGCGACAGCTGAATTCTTCATGGAAGTATTGCGTTGA
- the queA gene encoding tRNA preQ1(34) S-adenosylmethionine ribosyltransferase-isomerase QueA, which yields MKTSDFDYHLPESSIAQTPLEPRDSSRLLVLHRSTGELEHKTFRDIKSYLRVGDLLVLNQTRVIPARIFAKKETGGKVEILLLRRRDELTWEALVGGKGLRVGKRIFIEVNDTTSDVEAEIIETLNDSERLIKFSEPIEPYFPKIGHVPLPPYIHETLNDPERYQTVFAKESGSAAAPTAGLHFTSQLLDEIQTLGVKIAYVTLHVGLDTFAPVTEDNPAEHRIHTEWCELPQETADFINQTRLSGGRVIAVGTTCVRTLESAAQEPTDNRQSLIAAFSGPTSLFILPGYQFKIVDAMVTNFHLPKSTLLMLVSAFAGRERILSVYEKAIHKGYRFYSFGDAMLII from the coding sequence TTGAAAACCTCCGACTTCGACTATCATCTCCCTGAATCTTCCATTGCGCAAACGCCCCTCGAGCCGCGTGATTCATCGCGCCTGCTTGTGCTTCATCGGTCAACAGGCGAATTGGAGCATAAAACCTTCCGCGACATCAAGTCCTATCTCAGGGTGGGGGATTTGCTGGTCTTGAACCAGACGCGCGTTATCCCTGCGCGCATCTTCGCCAAAAAAGAGACGGGCGGCAAGGTGGAGATTCTCCTGCTCCGCCGCCGCGACGAGTTGACATGGGAAGCGCTGGTGGGCGGCAAAGGCTTGCGCGTAGGCAAACGGATATTCATCGAAGTGAACGACACTACCTCGGATGTCGAAGCAGAGATTATCGAAACTTTGAATGACTCGGAGCGGTTGATCAAATTTTCCGAGCCCATCGAGCCGTATTTTCCAAAAATTGGGCATGTCCCGCTGCCGCCGTACATTCACGAAACATTGAACGACCCCGAACGCTATCAAACCGTCTTTGCAAAGGAATCAGGCTCCGCCGCGGCGCCCACGGCGGGACTGCATTTCACGTCTCAATTATTGGATGAGATCCAGACGCTTGGCGTGAAGATCGCCTATGTCACCTTGCATGTTGGCTTGGATACGTTCGCTCCCGTCACCGAGGATAACCCCGCAGAACATAGAATCCACACCGAATGGTGCGAACTTCCGCAGGAAACCGCTGACTTTATTAATCAAACCAGACTATCGGGCGGGCGTGTGATCGCCGTTGGCACGACCTGTGTCCGAACACTTGAATCCGCTGCTCAGGAACCAACAGATAACCGCCAATCGCTAATCGCCGCTTTTTCTGGTCCAACTTCTCTCTTCATTCTGCCCGGCTATCAATTCAAGATCGTGGACGCGATGGTCACGAACTTTCATCTGCCCAAGTCCACGCTGCTGATGCTGGTCAGCGCGTTTGCGGGACGCGAGCGGATTCTGTCCGTGTATGAGAAGGCGATTCACAAAGGCTATCGCTTTTATTCGTTTGGGGATGCGATGTTAATAATTTAA
- a CDS encoding uracil-DNA glycosylase, which yields MTKQSQLEPLNSEIIQCRKCPRLVAWREEVAQVKRKAYRDHDYWGKPVPGFGDPRARVLVVGLAPGAHGSNRTGRQFTGDASGDFLFPALYRAGFANQSSAESRSDGLILEDMYITASGRCAPPDNKPSIEELNNCQPFLEREMQLIQPKVIVCLGKIAFDRVLKIVAVRGLTFSHGAAYQLETGIWLLCSYHPSQQNTSTKKLTVNMFDAIWEKAKDLADRK from the coding sequence GTGACGAAGCAATCCCAGCTCGAACCATTAAACAGCGAAATCATTCAATGCCGCAAATGTCCGCGCCTTGTTGCGTGGCGTGAGGAAGTGGCGCAGGTGAAGCGCAAGGCGTACAGGGATCACGACTATTGGGGCAAGCCTGTGCCGGGCTTTGGCGATCCGCGGGCGCGCGTACTGGTGGTGGGACTTGCGCCCGGCGCCCACGGCTCGAATAGGACCGGCCGTCAATTCACGGGCGATGCCTCGGGGGATTTTTTATTCCCAGCCTTGTACCGTGCCGGGTTCGCGAACCAATCGTCGGCGGAGTCGCGAAGCGACGGTCTCATCCTGGAAGATATGTACATCACCGCCTCGGGTCGCTGCGCTCCGCCCGATAACAAACCATCCATCGAAGAGTTGAATAATTGCCAGCCGTTTTTGGAGCGCGAGATGCAGCTCATCCAGCCGAAGGTGATCGTGTGTCTGGGTAAGATTGCCTTTGACCGCGTTCTCAAAATAGTTGCGGTGCGCGGTTTGACGTTCTCTCACGGCGCGGCATATCAATTGGAAACGGGTATTTGGCTGCTGTGCTCGTATCATCCAAGCCAGCAGAATACATCCACGAAAAAGTTGACGGTGAACATGTTCGATGCGATCTGGGAAAAGGCAAAAGACCTTGCAGACAGGAAATAA
- a CDS encoding DUF2905 domain-containing protein, with product METIARYLMIGGIALFLIGGGVYLAAKFGIPLGRLPGDIRIEGENGTFYFPITSSILVSVLLTVIFNIISRFLQK from the coding sequence ATGGAAACCATCGCCCGTTATCTCATGATCGGGGGAATCGCCCTCTTCCTCATCGGCGGAGGCGTGTATCTCGCCGCGAAGTTCGGCATCCCGCTGGGACGCCTGCCCGGTGACATCCGCATCGAAGGGGAGAATGGGACGTTCTATTTTCCGATCACAAGTTCGATCTTGGTATCTGTTCTTCTCACCGTTATATTCAATATCATTTCCCGCTTTCTGCAAAAATAA
- a CDS encoding ABC transporter permease → MRPRWRKVFHDLWDSKARTLLVVFSIAVGVFSIGVISGAYAIISNDMSVSYAMNNPANVELRTVNFNDDVLASIRNMRAVGDAEARRVFNIRVRVAGTEKWSTLDLVAFEDFEANSINLLMPLQGQAVPRKREVVLERDVLKNLDVAVGDTLEFQLQDGSTKTMPVAGFVQDTAMGAGDFLASPHGYITLNTVPYLRQPELYNRAYITTATGGDDIHHIREMGAQIKDKLEKNGTRVIRTRFSETSNHPLGSTVNAILGILMALGILIVFLSSSLIANTLSALLTQHLRHIGVIKLVGGRRRQVFMMYLALIMSFAVLALLIAVPLGGQGAYGLAVFIASELNFNILGYRIVPVALLIQIAVGLLVPLVAGLAPVINGSRITVLRALSGDLTGDESRPQGQPHTRVSWFDWMLVRLTRIFASRGIHVPRPFIISLRNTFRRRGRLVLTLFTLTMGGAIFIAVFNVRTTLHDYIGSIGKYFAADVSLDFDQPYRLREVEQTALQVEGVVGVEGWQFVSGELLDGNGDVLENINIFGPPADSLLIEPLLVQGRWIHAGDVRQLALSEAALGYFPNIKPGDHVGLKINGREESWEVIGIFKFVDREGVLAYAPYEYISQMNNLANRSYSFRLTTQHHERSYQDAKAEELDTFFRAHGFKVRVAEAGRASLDTAVESLDTLVVFLLIMAILTAIVGAMGLTGTMGMNVLERTREIGITRAIGADDRAVMRTVIAEGFVIGAISFVLAIILSIPFTYLLSTIVSLAVFETPIEVVFTFMGYAIWFGLVLLLSVVASILPARNAARLTIREVLAYE, encoded by the coding sequence ATGAGACCCAGATGGCGTAAGGTGTTCCACGATTTATGGGACAGCAAGGCGCGCACCCTGCTGGTGGTGTTTTCAATTGCGGTGGGTGTATTTTCGATTGGCGTGATCTCCGGCGCATACGCGATCATTTCCAATGACATGAGCGTTTCCTACGCGATGAACAATCCCGCCAATGTTGAACTTCGCACGGTGAACTTCAACGACGATGTGCTGGCTTCGATCAGGAATATGCGCGCCGTGGGCGATGCGGAGGCCCGCCGCGTGTTCAACATCCGTGTGCGCGTGGCCGGCACGGAGAAATGGTCGACGCTGGATTTGGTGGCTTTCGAGGATTTCGAAGCCAATTCGATTAACCTGCTCATGCCGCTTCAAGGCCAGGCGGTGCCTCGCAAGCGTGAAGTCGTGCTCGAGCGTGATGTGCTCAAGAACCTTGACGTGGCCGTGGGCGATACGCTTGAATTCCAACTGCAGGATGGGTCAACCAAGACCATGCCCGTTGCCGGTTTCGTGCAGGATACCGCCATGGGCGCGGGCGATTTTTTGGCGTCTCCGCACGGCTATATCACCCTGAATACCGTGCCGTATCTCCGCCAGCCGGAGTTATACAACCGCGCCTATATCACCACGGCAACAGGCGGCGATGACATCCATCACATCCGCGAGATGGGCGCACAGATAAAGGATAAACTCGAAAAGAACGGCACGCGGGTCATCCGCACGCGCTTTTCCGAGACATCCAATCATCCGCTGGGAAGCACGGTGAATGCCATTCTCGGCATCTTGATGGCGTTGGGCATCCTGATCGTATTCCTTTCCAGCTCGTTGATCGCGAATACCTTGAGCGCGTTATTAACCCAGCATTTGCGTCACATCGGCGTGATCAAACTGGTGGGCGGGCGCAGGCGGCAGGTCTTCATGATGTATCTGGCGTTGATCATGTCCTTTGCAGTGCTGGCGCTGCTAATTGCCGTCCCGCTGGGCGGGCAGGGCGCATATGGTTTGGCTGTATTCATTGCAAGCGAGTTGAATTTCAATATTCTCGGCTATCGCATTGTGCCGGTGGCTCTATTGATTCAGATCGCGGTGGGCCTGCTGGTCCCGCTTGTGGCGGGGCTTGCGCCGGTCATCAACGGCTCGCGGATCACGGTCCTGCGCGCGCTCAGCGGGGATTTGACCGGCGACGAGAGCCGGCCTCAAGGGCAGCCACACACGCGCGTTTCATGGTTTGACTGGATGCTGGTGCGCTTGACGAGGATATTTGCATCCCGCGGGATCCACGTCCCGCGTCCGTTCATTATCTCGTTAAGAAACACCTTCCGCCGCCGCGGACGCCTGGTGTTGACCCTTTTTACGCTGACGATGGGCGGCGCGATCTTTATTGCAGTGTTCAATGTCCGCACGACGCTGCATGATTACATCGGCTCGATCGGGAAATATTTTGCCGCCGATGTTTCCCTTGACTTTGACCAGCCATATCGTTTGCGTGAGGTGGAGCAAACCGCGCTGCAGGTGGAGGGGGTTGTGGGCGTGGAAGGCTGGCAATTTGTAAGCGGTGAGCTGCTGGATGGGAATGGCGATGTTTTGGAAAACATCAATATCTTTGGCCCGCCTGCGGACAGCCTCCTGATCGAACCGCTGCTGGTGCAGGGACGCTGGATCCATGCCGGAGATGTGCGCCAACTGGCGTTGAGTGAGGCTGCACTTGGCTACTTCCCAAACATCAAGCCCGGTGATCATGTGGGCTTGAAGATCAACGGCCGCGAGGAAAGCTGGGAGGTGATCGGCATTTTCAAGTTTGTGGACCGCGAGGGTGTGCTGGCGTATGCGCCCTATGAATATATTTCGCAGATGAACAACCTTGCGAACCGTTCGTATTCATTTCGGTTGACCACGCAGCACCATGAAAGATCCTATCAGGATGCGAAGGCGGAGGAGCTGGATACGTTCTTCCGTGCGCATGGATTCAAGGTGCGCGTGGCGGAGGCGGGACGCGCCTCGCTGGATACCGCCGTGGAAAGCCTGGATACCCTCGTCGTGTTCCTGCTCATCATGGCAATTCTGACCGCCATCGTCGGCGCCATGGGTCTGACGGGTACGATGGGGATGAATGTCCTCGAGCGGACACGCGAGATCGGCATCACCCGCGCCATCGGCGCAGACGACCGCGCGGTCATGCGCACGGTCATCGCGGAGGGATTCGTGATCGGCGCGATATCCTTTGTGCTGGCGATCATCCTGTCGATCCCATTCACTTATTTACTTTCGACCATCGTAAGTTTGGCGGTCTTCGAGACGCCTATTGAGGTGGTCTTTACCTTTATGGGCTATGCGATTTGGTTCGGCTTGGTGTTATTGCTCTCGGTGGTTGCGTCCATTTTGCCCGCGCGCAACGCCGCGAGGTTGACCATCCGCGAAGTTCTGGCGTATGAATAA
- the ruvB gene encoding Holliday junction branch migration DNA helicase RuvB: protein MAKSSRALDPESKPDDRVDHALRPQRLADIIGQDQVKENLSILIDAAKHRGEALDHVLFYGPPGLGKTTLAHVLGNEMGVNVKVTAGPAIERAGDLAAILTNLRAGDVIFIDEIHRLGRAVEEVLYPAMEDFSLDIVIGKGPSARSIRLKLPRFTVVGATTRLALVTAPLRARFGAVYRLDYYDIEAMRKIVRRAAGMLKVGADESGIEEMAHRARGTPRIALRLLRRVRDYAQVRADGLINQRVAKEALDLLQVDPLGLDDVDRRVLKTIIEKYNGGPVGLNTIAASISEEQDTIMDVVEPYLLQLGFLDRTPQGRVATKSAYEHLGYEYTEEGQPRLL, encoded by the coding sequence ATGGCAAAATCATCCCGAGCTCTTGACCCCGAATCCAAACCCGATGACCGCGTGGATCATGCCCTGCGTCCGCAGAGACTGGCGGATATCATCGGGCAGGATCAGGTCAAGGAAAACCTGTCCATTTTGATTGATGCGGCCAAGCACCGCGGGGAGGCCTTGGACCACGTCCTTTTTTACGGCCCGCCTGGCCTGGGCAAGACTACGCTTGCACATGTGCTCGGCAACGAAATGGGAGTCAACGTCAAAGTGACGGCGGGTCCCGCCATCGAGCGCGCCGGCGACCTGGCCGCCATCCTCACCAACCTCCGTGCGGGGGATGTCATCTTCATTGACGAAATCCATCGCCTCGGACGCGCCGTTGAAGAAGTGTTGTACCCCGCCATGGAGGATTTCTCGCTGGACATCGTCATCGGCAAGGGACCCTCGGCTCGTTCCATCCGCCTGAAACTGCCTCGGTTTACTGTGGTCGGAGCCACCACCCGGCTTGCGCTTGTCACCGCGCCTCTGCGGGCGCGGTTCGGCGCGGTCTACCGCCTGGACTATTACGATATCGAAGCGATGCGCAAGATCGTACGCCGCGCCGCAGGGATGTTGAAGGTCGGCGCGGACGAATCAGGCATCGAAGAGATGGCACACCGCGCGCGTGGGACTCCGCGTATCGCCCTGCGTCTCCTGCGCCGTGTTCGGGACTATGCCCAGGTACGTGCGGATGGGTTGATCAACCAAAGGGTGGCGAAAGAGGCCTTGGACCTGCTGCAGGTCGATCCGCTCGGCTTGGATGATGTCGATCGCCGCGTCCTCAAGACCATCATCGAAAAATACAACGGCGGACCCGTCGGCTTGAACACCATCGCCGCGTCGATCAGCGAGGAGCAGGATACGATCATGGACGTGGTCGAGCCGTACCTGCTGCAACTTGGTTTTCTCGACAGAACCCCGCAGGGACGCGTGGCGACCAAATCTGCGTATGAGCATTTGGGATACGAGTATACGGAGGAGGGTCAGCCGAGGCTTCTCTAG